Proteins encoded together in one Planctopirus ephydatiae window:
- a CDS encoding phage terminase small subunit P27 family encodes MSIYSCMARGRIPKPKTLNDLKGDTHKRRRHLAEPVPPKDHPTCPEHLDDVARDKWTELTTLLDEMGLLSSADSDALELYCAAYSRYRKAEEMVKKFGEVIISPVNKYPMISPYSTVMNKNLETCRRLLIEFSLILPAHSR; translated from the coding sequence ATGAGTATCTACTCATGTATGGCTCGTGGACGTATCCCCAAACCCAAAACTCTGAACGATCTCAAAGGTGACACGCATAAACGGCGTCGGCATCTGGCTGAACCTGTACCTCCCAAAGATCATCCCACCTGCCCGGAACATCTGGACGATGTGGCACGAGACAAGTGGACAGAGCTTACCACACTGCTTGATGAAATGGGACTGCTTTCCAGTGCGGATTCTGACGCCCTGGAACTGTACTGTGCGGCGTACTCCCGATACCGCAAAGCCGAAGAAATGGTTAAGAAGTTCGGCGAAGTGATCATCAGCCCCGTGAACAAGTACCCGATGATTTCTCCATACTCCACGGTGATGAACAAAAACCTCGAAACCTGTCGAAGGTTACTGATTGAATTCAGCCTGATCCTACCTGCACACTCTCGCTGA
- a CDS encoding RNA polymerase sigma factor encodes MQNPFTEVPDESTDADLIEEARQGSREALEKLVLRHQAWIYNIAIRMVFHPQDAEEVTQEVLIKVITRLSTFQGQSQFRTWLYRITANHVLNMRRRGAEQEVHTFSSYASAINATPDLDLPDPKSVPVEVPLLVEEAKISCTMGMLLCLDRQQRLIFTLGEILGVTDKVGSDILEISADNFRQSLSRARRDLHQFMHGQCGLVNPDNPCRCAKKTRGFIEAGHVDPNHLQFVPRHVRRISAAAEALVRTIEKTVNEHDQTIFREHPFLEPRHQLDWLRRLLDKGDFGTALDLN; translated from the coding sequence ATGCAAAATCCCTTCACCGAAGTCCCCGATGAATCGACCGATGCCGACCTCATCGAAGAGGCCCGGCAAGGGAGTCGTGAGGCGCTGGAGAAACTGGTGCTCAGGCATCAGGCGTGGATCTACAACATCGCCATCCGCATGGTCTTTCACCCTCAGGATGCCGAGGAAGTCACCCAGGAAGTGCTGATCAAGGTCATCACTCGCCTCAGCACGTTCCAGGGGCAAAGCCAGTTTCGCACCTGGCTCTACCGCATCACAGCCAACCATGTCTTGAACATGAGACGTCGCGGTGCCGAGCAGGAAGTTCATACGTTCTCCAGCTACGCCAGCGCGATCAATGCTACGCCGGATCTCGATCTGCCCGACCCGAAGTCGGTTCCCGTCGAAGTGCCGCTCCTCGTTGAAGAGGCGAAAATCTCCTGCACGATGGGGATGTTGCTCTGTCTTGACCGCCAGCAGCGGCTGATCTTCACGCTCGGCGAAATCCTGGGAGTCACTGACAAGGTCGGCAGTGACATCCTCGAAATCTCCGCAGACAACTTCCGCCAGAGCCTTTCACGCGCCCGCCGTGATCTTCACCAGTTCATGCACGGCCAGTGTGGTCTGGTCAATCCCGACAACCCCTGCCGCTGTGCCAAAAAGACGAGAGGTTTCATCGAAGCGGGGCATGTCGATCCCAACCATCTGCAGTTTGTCCCCCGGCACGTGCGGCGTATCTCGGCAGCAGCCGAAGCTCTGGTGCGGACCATCGAGAAGACCGTGAATGAGCATGACCAGACGATCTTCCGCGAGCATCCCTTTCTCGAACCCAGGCACCAGCTCGACTGGCTCCGGCGACTGCTCGACAAGGGGGATTTCGGAACAGCCCTCGATCTCAATTAA
- a CDS encoding glucose 1-dehydrogenase: MSKLQNKVALVTGASKGIGAGIARELAAAGAAVVVNYASDRAGAESVVAAINAAGGQAMALQGDVAKAADVAALFERTKAAFGSLDILVNNAGVYQMMPVAELTEAEFHREININLLGPLLVIRESLLHFGPEGGSIINIGSGASKSHPPGYAIYSASKAGLDAVTGVLAKELAPRKIRVNSVNPGATLSEGTKEAGLYGVESELEKHLVAMTPLGRMGTPQDIARVVAFLASDDSGWLTGEVILASGGLR; the protein is encoded by the coding sequence ATGTCGAAATTGCAGAACAAAGTGGCTCTCGTCACGGGAGCGTCTAAAGGGATCGGAGCGGGAATTGCCAGGGAACTTGCCGCTGCAGGAGCGGCTGTGGTGGTGAACTACGCGAGCGACCGAGCCGGTGCAGAATCTGTTGTGGCTGCGATCAATGCAGCAGGTGGCCAGGCCATGGCGCTGCAGGGGGATGTTGCGAAAGCCGCCGATGTCGCAGCGCTGTTCGAGCGCACCAAGGCCGCCTTCGGCTCTCTCGATATTCTCGTCAACAATGCCGGTGTCTATCAGATGATGCCAGTCGCGGAACTGACAGAGGCCGAGTTCCACCGCGAGATCAATATCAACCTGCTCGGGCCACTGTTGGTCATTCGCGAATCGCTCCTGCACTTCGGGCCGGAAGGCGGAAGCATCATCAATATCGGCTCAGGAGCTTCGAAATCGCATCCGCCCGGCTACGCCATCTATTCTGCGAGCAAAGCGGGTCTGGATGCGGTGACAGGTGTGCTGGCCAAAGAACTCGCTCCGCGAAAGATTCGCGTCAACTCGGTCAATCCCGGCGCGACGCTGAGCGAGGGGACGAAGGAGGCCGGATTGTATGGCGTCGAGAGTGAACTCGAAAAGCACCTCGTGGCCATGACTCCTCTGGGCCGCATGGGGACACCACAGGACATCGCCAGAGTGGTGGCGTTTCTCGCCTCGGATGATTCGGGTTGGTTGACGGGCGAAGTCATCCTCGCCTCAGGCGGATTGCGCTAG
- a CDS encoding DUF1330 domain-containing protein: MPAYIVFMREKTLDQSELEIYWEKVKGTLDGHQLKVLAAYGKHLTLEGPAVEGIVIAEFPTFIEARDWYESPAYQQAAQHRHQGAIYRGLIVEGL; this comes from the coding sequence ATGCCCGCTTATATTGTCTTCATGCGTGAAAAAACGCTCGATCAGTCTGAGTTGGAAATCTATTGGGAAAAGGTGAAAGGGACGCTGGATGGCCACCAGTTGAAAGTGCTGGCCGCCTATGGGAAGCATCTGACGTTGGAGGGCCCGGCTGTGGAAGGAATCGTCATCGCCGAGTTCCCAACGTTTATTGAAGCCCGTGACTGGTACGAAAGCCCCGCCTACCAGCAAGCCGCCCAGCACCGACACCAAGGCGCCATCTACCGCGGCTTAATCGTCGAAGGACTGTGA
- a CDS encoding TIGR03067 domain-containing protein — MKSGLLMVLVVGLLSSAGAAEQAAGGDAEKLQGTWKVVSSEDSGQKAPDEAIKNLKMVITKEKITYKFDNKTMEWSYKLDPTKEPRWIDIKMGGDRTTLGIYVLDEDNLKICFPEQSTERSTAFESKPNSVNDVLIILKREKP, encoded by the coding sequence ATGAAATCGGGCTTGTTGATGGTTCTGGTCGTCGGGCTGTTGAGCAGCGCCGGTGCCGCAGAGCAAGCAGCCGGGGGCGATGCTGAGAAGCTCCAAGGAACCTGGAAAGTGGTTTCGTCCGAGGACAGCGGGCAAAAAGCCCCCGACGAAGCCATCAAGAATCTCAAAATGGTCATCACCAAGGAAAAGATCACCTACAAGTTTGACAATAAGACAATGGAATGGTCCTACAAGCTGGACCCGACCAAGGAGCCCAGGTGGATCGACATCAAGATGGGGGGCGACCGCACCACACTCGGGATTTATGTTCTGGACGAGGACAACCTGAAGATCTGTTTCCCCGAACAGAGCACGGAGCGATCGACGGCGTTTGAGTCCAAACCCAATTCGGTGAACGACGTTCTGATCATCCTGAAGCGTGAAAAACCGTGA
- a CDS encoding helix-hairpin-helix domain-containing protein, producing the protein MATSDLLQIPGIGKTFVQDFARIGIHSIDQLVQKDPELLFHQLTLANQAADHKTSKNYLYVIRMAVYYANGGRDPEQLKWHAWK; encoded by the coding sequence ATGGCGACGTCCGATCTTTTGCAGATTCCGGGGATTGGTAAGACTTTTGTGCAGGATTTTGCGCGGATTGGGATTCATTCCATCGATCAACTAGTGCAGAAAGATCCCGAGCTGCTTTTTCATCAGTTGACGCTTGCCAATCAGGCGGCTGATCATAAAACCAGCAAGAACTATCTCTATGTCATTCGCATGGCTGTCTACTACGCCAATGGCGGGCGGGATCCTGAGCAGTTGAAATGGCATGCCTGGAAGTGA
- a CDS encoding GNAT family N-acetyltransferase: MPLKPDQTSSCGLSTNEKDCMTVTPPPGLVVRLMDARDLQRGFLVTLSALKPTELSHEAAVSVFQRRLRSKVHTYVALLDDQVIGTASLMIEPKFLHGGSAVGHIEDVAVRQSEQHHGIGLALMKHLFEVCQQAGCYKVILDCAPDVAPFYEKLGFHQWALGYRVDLQIQPTA; the protein is encoded by the coding sequence ATGCCACTGAAGCCTGACCAGACTTCGAGTTGCGGGCTCTCTACGAACGAAAAGGATTGTATGACTGTCACACCCCCACCCGGCCTTGTCGTTCGGCTGATGGATGCCCGCGATCTCCAGCGCGGCTTTCTCGTAACCCTCTCGGCACTCAAGCCAACGGAACTTTCCCATGAAGCCGCCGTCTCGGTCTTTCAACGCCGCCTGCGAAGCAAAGTCCACACGTATGTCGCTTTGCTCGATGATCAGGTGATCGGGACGGCATCACTCATGATTGAGCCCAAGTTTCTGCATGGTGGCAGTGCGGTGGGGCATATTGAAGATGTTGCAGTCCGCCAGAGTGAGCAGCATCACGGGATTGGGCTGGCACTCATGAAGCACCTCTTTGAAGTCTGCCAGCAGGCGGGTTGCTATAAAGTGATTCTCGATTGTGCGCCCGATGTGGCCCCCTTTTACGAAAAGCTCGGCTTCCACCAATGGGCTCTCGGGTATCGCGTCGATCTGCAAATCCAGCCCACAGCGTGA
- a CDS encoding DUF1549 and DUF1553 domain-containing protein, producing the protein MPAPASSLKIGIASCCRNHGLRVVVLGLFLMVCEAVRAESAPSFRNEVMAVLSKAGCNQGACHGNARGKGGFQLSLRGQEPQADYQAIVHEWQGRRIDTFEAAKSLLLEKPLMLVPHEGGRRLTAGTIEHEILSRWIAAGAPEDPPSTPQLVSIEVSPRQRDLIVPSAAEATFRLEVLARFSDGTTKNVTRLTVFEPSQPVVEIDPEGMVRVQEFGAYAIVARYLDQQVTVRLAVFPPHAHAAAVERQPLSPIDEIVFRRLRELQIEPSTLCDDQTFIRRTTLDIIGLLPSAQEARDFVNNGDPQKRQKWIESLLARGEFADWWALKWCDLLRVEEKTLDAKGVAAFHGWIRDAIAKNQPVDEFVQELISARGSSYNVPATNYYRALRDPATRAEATAQIFLGARLQCAKCHNHPFDQWSQNDYYAWSNVFSQIDYQIVENQRGDTNDTHEFKGEQIILLKMKEQFPDPRTGQPRQPSLLDHKLPPLNAEDDRLLPMAQWLASRNNRRFVEVFVNRVWQQMLGRGIVEPVDDFRATNPATHPELLTWLSDEFVHHNCDLKWLVNTIANSAVYQSSSTTNPSNSRDEVFFSHSYVKRLSAEQLLDAISQATDVKPNFADHPQIQRAQALPGVQAMAFRRGKTTLADRFLREFGRPQRLQSCDCERTTETTLTQTFQLIGGKLIQEWVTHPDNILKTLATNHREADPSAIEELYWRIISRAPTSLEAETHRKYIEKSPTPREGFEDILWALLNSDEFLLRH; encoded by the coding sequence ATGCCCGCCCCCGCCTCAAGTTTGAAGATTGGCATTGCCTCCTGCTGCCGGAACCATGGGCTCCGAGTGGTCGTGCTCGGTTTGTTTCTGATGGTTTGTGAAGCTGTGCGGGCTGAATCTGCCCCCAGCTTTCGCAACGAAGTGATGGCCGTCCTTTCGAAGGCAGGGTGCAATCAGGGAGCTTGTCACGGGAACGCACGCGGCAAGGGTGGCTTTCAGCTTTCCCTGCGAGGGCAGGAACCTCAGGCCGACTATCAGGCGATTGTGCACGAGTGGCAGGGCCGCCGGATTGATACCTTCGAGGCTGCGAAAAGTCTGCTGTTGGAAAAGCCCTTGATGCTCGTGCCGCACGAAGGGGGGCGAAGATTAACGGCAGGGACCATCGAGCATGAGATTCTTTCCCGCTGGATTGCCGCCGGTGCTCCAGAAGATCCACCTTCGACACCGCAACTGGTAAGCATAGAAGTCTCACCACGCCAGCGGGATCTGATTGTGCCAAGCGCCGCCGAAGCGACCTTTCGTCTCGAAGTGCTGGCCAGGTTTTCTGATGGTACAACAAAAAACGTCACCCGGCTCACCGTCTTTGAACCTTCACAGCCAGTCGTCGAGATCGATCCCGAAGGAATGGTGCGTGTGCAGGAGTTTGGAGCCTATGCGATTGTGGCCAGGTATCTGGATCAGCAGGTCACCGTTCGGCTGGCCGTCTTTCCACCCCATGCCCATGCCGCTGCCGTCGAGCGACAACCACTCTCACCCATCGATGAGATTGTCTTCCGCCGGTTAAGAGAATTGCAGATTGAACCCTCGACTTTGTGCGACGACCAGACGTTTATCCGCCGCACAACGCTCGACATCATTGGCCTGTTGCCCAGCGCTCAAGAAGCTCGCGACTTCGTCAACAATGGAGATCCTCAGAAGCGGCAGAAGTGGATTGAAAGCCTGTTGGCTCGTGGCGAGTTCGCCGATTGGTGGGCACTCAAGTGGTGCGACCTCTTGCGTGTCGAGGAGAAAACACTCGATGCCAAAGGGGTGGCGGCTTTTCATGGTTGGATTCGAGACGCGATTGCCAAAAATCAGCCCGTCGATGAGTTCGTACAAGAATTGATTTCGGCCCGCGGAAGTTCTTATAACGTCCCCGCAACCAACTATTATCGAGCCTTGAGAGACCCTGCGACTCGCGCCGAAGCGACTGCTCAAATTTTCCTCGGTGCCCGGCTGCAATGCGCGAAATGCCATAATCATCCCTTCGACCAGTGGAGCCAGAACGATTACTACGCCTGGTCGAATGTTTTCTCGCAGATCGATTACCAGATCGTCGAGAATCAGCGGGGTGATACGAATGACACGCACGAGTTCAAAGGCGAACAGATTATTCTGTTGAAAATGAAAGAGCAGTTTCCTGATCCTCGCACAGGGCAGCCCAGGCAGCCAAGTCTGCTTGATCATAAGTTACCGCCCTTGAATGCCGAGGACGATCGATTGCTCCCCATGGCCCAGTGGCTGGCGAGCAGGAATAATCGCCGGTTTGTCGAAGTCTTCGTCAATCGTGTCTGGCAGCAGATGCTGGGGCGGGGAATTGTTGAGCCGGTGGATGATTTTCGCGCCACCAACCCCGCCACTCACCCGGAACTCCTCACCTGGCTGAGTGACGAGTTCGTCCATCACAATTGCGATTTGAAGTGGCTGGTCAACACGATTGCGAATTCAGCCGTCTATCAATCGAGTTCGACAACAAATCCCAGCAACTCGCGTGATGAAGTATTCTTTTCGCATAGCTACGTCAAACGATTAAGTGCTGAGCAATTACTCGACGCCATCAGCCAGGCGACGGACGTAAAGCCAAACTTTGCCGATCATCCACAGATCCAGCGGGCTCAAGCCTTGCCAGGGGTCCAGGCCATGGCTTTCCGGCGAGGAAAGACCACTTTGGCAGATCGATTTCTGCGAGAATTTGGTCGGCCGCAACGATTGCAATCGTGCGATTGCGAGCGAACCACCGAAACGACACTGACCCAGACATTTCAATTGATTGGCGGCAAACTCATTCAGGAATGGGTGACCCATCCAGATAACATTCTGAAAACACTCGCTACAAATCATCGCGAGGCTGACCCCTCGGCCATTGAAGAACTTTACTGGCGAATAATCAGTCGAGCACCGACTTCCCTTGAAGCGGAAACGCATAGGAAATACATCGAGAAGTCACCCACGCCTCGGGAGGGCTTTGAAGATATTCTATGGGCCTTGCTCAATAGTGATGAATTTTTATTGAGGCATTAG
- a CDS encoding DUF1501 domain-containing protein: MDHPLQNLFSQKLPRRQLLTAGGMAGFGLTLPRWLAAQDQAAAELPAAMSTAKSVIFLYQFGGPSHVDTFDMKPLAPDGTRSQFETISTSVPGLSICEHLPRMAEVMNRVTLLRTVWHTMKNHNSASYYALTGHPPAVDDIRLRDTLDLFPAYGSVVDRYAPNTNGMPTFVAYPHVIRDGEVTPGQHASFLGKVHDPLLVTADPNAPGFGLPELSLPVGVSTARLENRRQLQQMINAQAKLGDAAVAARGLEDYYSRAVSMLNSPKIRQAFAIDEESASVRDRYGRTEYGQGCLLARRLVERGVKFVSVYYSKSIGGRRKEEGWDTHGFDNTRMYPILKGYHLPLLDQTLPTLILDLEERGLLDQTLIVWMGEFGRTPRLNANISRDHWPQCYSVLLAGGGTKKGYVHGTSDKTGAFPENDPVALDDLAATMFSAIGVPPETELRDRGNRPLAAALGRVVTDVFA, from the coding sequence ATGGATCACCCTCTACAGAACTTATTCAGTCAAAAACTTCCTCGCCGTCAGTTATTAACCGCCGGTGGCATGGCTGGTTTTGGACTGACATTACCTCGCTGGCTGGCGGCTCAAGATCAAGCGGCCGCTGAGTTACCGGCTGCCATGTCAACAGCGAAATCCGTCATCTTTCTTTACCAGTTTGGCGGGCCAAGCCATGTCGATACCTTCGACATGAAGCCACTGGCACCGGATGGCACGCGCAGCCAGTTCGAGACGATCTCCACATCTGTCCCGGGACTGTCAATCTGCGAGCACCTGCCCCGAATGGCCGAGGTCATGAATCGTGTCACATTGCTCCGGACAGTGTGGCACACGATGAAAAACCACAACAGTGCCTCCTACTATGCACTCACCGGCCATCCACCCGCTGTCGATGATATCCGCCTGCGCGATACTCTCGATCTGTTCCCGGCTTATGGTTCTGTGGTTGATCGATATGCACCCAATACCAATGGCATGCCGACTTTTGTGGCCTACCCACACGTCATTCGCGATGGTGAAGTGACCCCCGGCCAACATGCGAGCTTTCTGGGAAAGGTGCACGATCCTCTCCTCGTCACCGCCGATCCCAATGCCCCGGGCTTCGGCTTGCCGGAACTGAGCCTGCCAGTTGGTGTCTCGACAGCACGGCTCGAAAATCGTCGGCAACTGCAGCAGATGATCAATGCCCAGGCCAAACTCGGCGATGCGGCAGTTGCTGCTCGCGGCCTCGAAGATTATTACTCCCGTGCTGTATCAATGCTCAACTCGCCCAAAATCCGCCAGGCTTTTGCTATTGATGAAGAATCGGCAAGTGTCCGAGACCGCTATGGTCGCACGGAGTACGGCCAAGGCTGTCTGCTGGCACGCCGACTTGTCGAGCGCGGCGTCAAGTTTGTCAGTGTCTACTACTCGAAGAGTATCGGTGGCCGACGTAAAGAAGAGGGCTGGGATACCCACGGATTTGACAACACCCGCATGTATCCCATTCTCAAAGGTTACCACCTCCCCTTACTGGACCAGACGTTACCGACATTGATTCTTGATCTGGAAGAACGCGGCCTGCTCGACCAGACGCTCATTGTCTGGATGGGCGAATTTGGTCGCACGCCCCGGCTCAATGCCAACATCAGCCGGGATCACTGGCCGCAATGCTACAGTGTGCTGCTGGCGGGCGGAGGGACGAAAAAGGGCTACGTCCACGGCACATCCGATAAGACAGGTGCCTTTCCTGAGAATGATCCTGTGGCTTTGGACGATCTCGCAGCGACCATGTTTTCTGCGATCGGAGTTCCGCCTGAGACAGAACTTCGTGATCGCGGCAATCGACCACTCGCTGCAGCGCTGGGTCGCGTTGTCACCGATGTCTTTGCTTAG
- a CDS encoding metallophosphoesterase codes for MSEISRRTILQLAASGMILPAIQQLADAVENDPYKDAKLVDGPPAAIQAGSFTIAVLPDTQNYSEKFPEIFLAQTRWIVEQKTSRNIVAVMHLGDITNTSSKIEWERARAAMQQLDGQVPYFMVPGNHDYSAGGSATDRKTLFSEYFPLASFQNLPTFGGIYDKEPERMENSYHHFEAGGRKILVLCLEFGPRKDVVRWANEVTKAHPAHEVILITHAYMYYDDTRYDWKNLGTKQNWNPHAYAVAKNTGDDVTDGAELWEQLVSQHENFILTLNGHVLNDGLGRLTSQTPAGRDVHQMLVNYQVRPHGGDGWLRLLEFQTDGTIAVTDYSPVLNKSNHSTQSHFQVKGSPVSKQN; via the coding sequence ATGTCGGAAATCAGCCGTCGCACCATTCTTCAACTCGCGGCCTCGGGAATGATTCTCCCCGCCATTCAGCAACTGGCTGATGCCGTCGAAAACGATCCTTACAAGGATGCTAAGCTCGTGGATGGGCCACCGGCAGCGATACAGGCTGGCAGCTTTACCATTGCGGTCCTTCCCGATACACAAAACTACAGCGAGAAGTTTCCCGAGATCTTTCTGGCCCAGACTCGCTGGATTGTCGAGCAAAAAACCTCTCGAAACATTGTGGCCGTCATGCATCTGGGAGATATCACGAACACCAGTTCAAAAATCGAATGGGAACGTGCTCGGGCGGCTATGCAACAACTGGATGGGCAGGTCCCCTACTTTATGGTTCCTGGGAATCACGATTACAGTGCCGGTGGAAGCGCCACTGATCGCAAGACGCTTTTTTCAGAATACTTTCCACTGGCCAGTTTTCAGAATCTCCCCACATTCGGTGGCATCTACGACAAAGAACCCGAGCGAATGGAGAACAGCTATCATCACTTTGAAGCCGGTGGACGTAAAATTCTCGTACTATGCCTCGAATTCGGCCCACGGAAGGATGTAGTCCGCTGGGCGAACGAAGTAACGAAAGCCCATCCTGCTCATGAAGTGATTCTTATCACACATGCCTATATGTACTATGATGATACTCGCTACGACTGGAAAAACCTGGGGACTAAGCAGAACTGGAATCCGCATGCTTACGCCGTCGCCAAGAATACTGGAGACGACGTGACCGATGGGGCCGAGTTGTGGGAGCAACTGGTCAGTCAGCATGAGAACTTTATTCTCACACTCAATGGCCATGTTCTGAACGATGGGCTCGGGCGGCTCACCAGCCAGACACCAGCCGGCAGAGATGTGCATCAAATGCTGGTGAATTACCAGGTGAGGCCCCATGGCGGTGATGGCTGGCTAAGATTGCTCGAATTCCAGACGGATGGCACGATTGCCGTTACGGATTACTCACCCGTGCTGAACAAATCCAATCATTCAACTCAAAGCCATTTCCAAGTCAAGGGTTCACCCGTATCTAAACAGAACTAA
- the prmC gene encoding peptide chain release factor N(5)-glutamine methyltransferase, whose product MTADSQASANSGQWTIRKVLEWTTAHLKKHGSATPRLDAEVLLAHARKCHRIQLYTHYDEELTEEVRASMRDLVQRRARQEPVAYLVGEREFFSLPFSVNADVLIPRPDSETLIVEAISCLKPTPADDTASVASRAWRIVDLCTGSGCLAITLARQLPTAQLIATDLSDKALAVARQNLERHSLADRVELRQGSLLKPLENEPLFDLIVSNPPYIPTADIETLEEDVRRHEPRLALDGGADGMDLLRPLITEGAKHLLPGGWMLLEFTSEQAPALMNYAHAQPDWSLVQVVKDLSQLPRVLKLQKRS is encoded by the coding sequence GTGACTGCAGATTCTCAGGCTTCCGCAAACTCCGGCCAATGGACCATCCGCAAGGTTCTGGAATGGACGACGGCTCATCTGAAAAAGCATGGCTCAGCCACTCCACGCCTGGATGCCGAAGTTCTTCTGGCGCATGCCCGTAAGTGTCATCGCATTCAGCTTTACACTCACTACGATGAAGAACTCACGGAAGAAGTTCGCGCCAGCATGCGTGACCTCGTCCAAAGGAGAGCCAGGCAAGAGCCTGTCGCTTATCTGGTGGGTGAACGCGAATTCTTCAGTCTCCCTTTTTCTGTGAATGCCGATGTCCTCATTCCACGACCTGATTCAGAAACACTGATTGTCGAAGCGATTTCCTGCCTCAAACCCACACCCGCCGATGACACCGCTTCTGTAGCATCTCGCGCCTGGCGGATTGTCGATCTGTGTACAGGTTCAGGATGCCTGGCCATTACTCTGGCTCGGCAGCTTCCCACAGCCCAACTGATTGCGACGGATCTATCCGATAAAGCTCTGGCGGTGGCGAGGCAAAATCTCGAACGTCATTCACTGGCCGACCGGGTAGAATTGCGGCAAGGCTCGCTACTGAAACCACTGGAGAACGAACCACTCTTTGATCTGATTGTTTCGAATCCCCCGTACATTCCCACTGCGGATATCGAAACACTTGAGGAAGATGTCCGCCGACATGAGCCAAGGCTGGCACTGGACGGAGGGGCCGATGGCATGGATCTGTTGCGACCTCTCATTACTGAAGGAGCGAAACATTTACTTCCCGGGGGATGGATGCTGCTCGAATTCACTTCCGAGCAGGCACCAGCCCTGATGAATTACGCACATGCCCAGCCTGACTGGTCGCTGGTGCAGGTTGTCAAAGATCTTTCACAACTGCCGCGAGTGCTGAAACTGCAGAAAAGATCCTGA
- a CDS encoding RsmE family RNA methyltransferase: MSRFFHPELLRHLDSGELLLEGSEAHHALHVLRVKTGQQIVLFDGQGNSATAEVIRPGRKDVGLRIVGEIQQLSPPALQLTLLVATPKGDRLDWMVEKLTELGVSRFVPLITQRSVVDPRESKLEKLRQTVISACKQSHRDWLMEIEEPARLTDWLNRKDHPTQWFGSLQEPLVAPKASNDSQPIVSANSRMPVENTSLAILIGPEGGWTSEEESQLMTSGARPVRLGQFVLRTETAAMALTSLALNEFSL; this comes from the coding sequence ATGTCTCGATTTTTTCATCCCGAACTGCTCAGGCATCTCGATTCTGGAGAACTCCTCCTGGAAGGATCGGAAGCTCATCACGCACTCCATGTGCTGCGCGTCAAAACAGGTCAACAGATCGTGCTCTTTGATGGGCAGGGAAACTCGGCTACAGCCGAAGTCATCCGTCCCGGTCGCAAAGATGTCGGTCTCAGAATCGTCGGTGAAATCCAGCAATTATCACCACCCGCTCTGCAATTGACACTGCTGGTCGCGACTCCCAAAGGGGATCGGCTCGATTGGATGGTTGAAAAGCTGACAGAACTCGGGGTGTCGAGATTTGTTCCGCTGATCACTCAAAGATCTGTCGTCGATCCGCGAGAAAGCAAACTGGAAAAACTCCGGCAAACCGTGATCAGTGCCTGTAAACAATCACATCGCGACTGGCTGATGGAGATCGAAGAACCAGCGCGCTTGACCGACTGGTTGAACAGGAAAGACCATCCGACCCAGTGGTTCGGCAGCTTGCAAGAACCGCTTGTCGCTCCCAAAGCCTCCAACGATTCTCAGCCGATCGTCTCTGCAAATTCCCGCATGCCAGTAGAAAATACATCGTTAGCGATTCTGATTGGCCCGGAAGGGGGCTGGACTTCTGAAGAAGAATCGCAATTGATGACCTCTGGGGCACGACCTGTGCGACTGGGTCAATTTGTGCTGAGGACAGAGACAGCCGCGATGGCACTCACATCTCTCGCCCTGAATGAATTCTCACTTTAA